The following are encoded together in the bacterium genome:
- a CDS encoding T9SS type A sorting domain-containing protein: protein MFNILGQAVVTLVDDVRAAGAYRVLWDGKNAAGLTVASGVYIYQIKTPNFTDAKKMMLIR from the coding sequence GTGTTCAACATCCTCGGTCAGGCAGTGGTAACGCTTGTTGATGATGTCCGTGCCGCAGGTGCGTACCGCGTCCTCTGGGACGGCAAGAATGCTGCCGGACTGACCGTGGCATCCGGTGTCTACATCTACCAAATCAAAACACCAAACTTCACGGACGCTAAGAAGATGATGCTGATAAGGTAA